AGTTCATCATGGAACCGCTCAAGATGTTCTCGGACATGCCCAAGTACGTGATGATGGCGCGGGCTTCGGCGGAGCGGATGGCGCTGGTGCTGACCGCCCCGCCGGTCTCCGTGCCGGGCCCGCGCCGGCCCGCCCCGGGCGGCGGCCTGGAGATCGACGGGGTGAGCCACGGAGCCCTGCACGCCCTGAAGTTCCACGTGGCGGCGGGTGAGTTCGTCGCCGTCGCCGCGTACCAGCCGCGTGCGGCGGCCGACCTCGCCGCCGTCCTGGCCGTGAAGGTCCCGCCGCACACGTACGAGGGAGCCGTACGGGTCAGCGGCCAGGAGATCGGTGAGCTGTCGGTGGAGGCGGTGCGCGAGCACATGCTGGTGAACCCCTACGACGCGGAGGTGTTCGCGGGCACGCTCCGCACCAACATCGACCCGTCGGGCCGCAGCCGCTCGGTCGCGGAGGCCGTCGAGGCGTCGATGCTGACCGACGTCGTGGCCCTGCACCGGGAAGGACTCGACTACGCCGTCCGCGACCGCGGGGCGAACCTGTCCGGCGGGCAGCGCCAACGGCTGTCGCTGGCCCGGGCCCTGGCCGCCGACAGCGACATCCTCGTCCTGCACGACCCGACGACGGCCGTCGACGCCGTCACCGAACAGCTCGTCGCACGCAACATCGCCCGCCTGCGCCGGGGGCGCACCACCGTCGTGATCACGAGCAGCCCCGCCCTCCTGGACGCAGCCGACCGGGTCCTCGTGCTGGACGGCGGCGTCATCACCGCCGAGGACACCCACCGCAACCTGCTCGCCACCGACCAGGACTACTGCCTGGCGGTGGCCAGATGAGCGGCCGGGCCGCTTCGGGGCCGGCCGCCCGCGTCACCCCAGGGCCCACGCCACGTCCCGCAGCAGGGCGTGGCGCCAGCCCGCCCGGTCGTGGGCGGAGGGCGAGCGCGACACGCGTACGGCCGCGCCCGCCCGGGCGGCCAAGGTCTCGACCAGTGCGCAGTGGGGCAGCATCCGCGTCTCGTGTTCCCCCACGTCGAAGGCGACCCGCAGTCCCGACAGGTCGGCGCGCTCGCGCAGCCGCGCCGCGACGGCGCCGCCGAGCGGACCGCCCAGCGGGTCCGCCAGGTCCGCGGCGCCGGGCGCCCACCAGAACGACGGGGACTGGCAGGCGACCCGCGACACCAGGTCCGGGAACTCCAGAGCCGCGTACATGGCGCTCAGTCCGCCCAGGCTCTGCCCGGCGACCACCAGGCGGTCCGCGTCCACCGGCAGGCCCGTCCGCACCACCAGCGGCAGCAGTTCCTCCCGTACCGCCTCCCACAGCTCGGGCCGGCATCCGAACTCGGCCTCCCGGTCCCTCGTCGGCAGGAAGACCAGGGTGGCGGGAGGCATCCCGCCCGCCGCGACGGCCGCGTCGAACGCCGTCATGGCCGGATGCAGGTACAGCCAGTCGTCGCCGTCGAGGAGCAGCACCAACGGGCCGCCCCCGCCCGCCGGATGGACCCGTACGGTGCGCCGCCCGCCCAGGCGCCCGCTCGTCCAGCGGACCCGGGTGGACGGAAGCGGAAGCACCGGGTCGGCGCCGAGGGCGGGCCAGTACGGCTGGGCGGGGACGTCCGGGGTCGCGGCGAGGGACCGGTCACCGCCCGCACCGGCCGGGTTGAACGGGTCGGGGCACTCCGCGCCCTGCGCGAGGAACCGGTACGTGACCCGCAGCCGCGCCGGCATGCGGACCTGTGCGTACCAGCAGTCGGTGTCCGCCCACCGGCGCAGCGCCACCGGATGCGACCAGCTCTCGAAGACGACACTCGCCGGGGAGCCGCGCCACAGGAACAGCGTCACCCACCCGCCGTCCCCGGCGGGGACGGACGCCGGGCCTGCCGCAGCCGCCCAGAACTCCTCCGACCCGGGTTCGCCGGGCAGTCCGTACGGGGCGAACTCGCCCTGCGCATCCGCGCCTTGGCCGGGGACGGTGTCGGGCAGGCGCATGCGGGTCTCCTTGTGAGCGGCAAGGGGAGAGACTAAGCTCGATGCAATTAGGCGAGCCTAACCTAATCCCGACGTTCCGGGGAGGCAACGACCGTGAGCACCAACCCCTTCGACGACGACGAGGGCCGCTTCCTCGTCCTGGTGAACGACGAGGGCCAGCACTCGCTCTGGCCGTCCTTCGCCGACGTGCCCGGCGGATGGACGATCGCCCTGGGCGAGAACACCCGGGCGGCGTGCCTGGACTTCGTCGAGGCGAACTGGACCGATCTGCGGCCCCGGTCCCTCGCCCGGACGGCGGACGCCTGACCCTCCACCCCGCCTCCGCCTCCGCTTCGCCGTCCCGCACACCGCCGGCCGCGCCGGCCGACCTCTCTGGGGGCCCGCCCGATGCTCTGCACCCGGCTGACCAACGCCCGCTTCCTCACCATGGACCCGGACCACCCGGTCGCCCGCGAACTCGGCATCTGGCGGGGCCGGATCGTCGGCCTGGACGGCGCGGTCGCCGCCCTGCCCGCCCGCGAGGTGGTCGACCTCCAGGGGGCCACCGTGCTCCCCGGGTTCATCGACGCCCATGTGCACCTGCCCTGGACCGGTTTCAAGGAGAACACCCCCAGCATGGCCGGCCGCACCCGGATCGAGGACGCCCTCGCCGTCGTGGCCGAGGCGGTCGCCCGCAAGGACGCGCCCGGATCCTGGGTGAGCGTCGTCGGCTACGACCAGCGGGCGCTGGGCCGCCACCTGACCGCCTCGGAGCTCGACGGGGTCAGCCGGGGCCACAAGCTGTACGTGCTCCACGACTCCGGGCACGGCTGCGTCGTCAACACCGCCGTCCTCGACCTGCTGCCCGCGGACGTCCCGCACGAGGACGGCTTCCTCACCGAGGGCGCCATGGGAGCCGCCCGCGCCCTACGACTGCCCTACTCCCAGGAGGAGTTGGCCGAGGCCATCGGGCGCGCCGCCCGCACCTGTCTGGCCGAGGGCATCACCGCCTGCGCCGAGGCGGGCATCGGTGGCGCCCTCTTCGGGCACACCCCGGTCGAACTCGGCGCCTACCAACTCGCCCGCGAGAAGGGCCTGCTGCCGCTACGCGTCCAGCTGATGGTCTCCGCCGACCGGCTGCGTCCGGCCGGCGCACACGAGGCCGACGGCATCCCCAGGGCGCTCGATCTCGGCCTGCGCACCGGATTCGGCGACGACTGGCTGTCCGTGGGCGCGCTCAAGGTCTTCACCGACGGCGGGATGATGGCCCGCACCGCAGCCCTCAGCGCCCCGTACGAAGGCCTGGACCATGCCGGCCAGTTGCAGGACGACCCCGACGTCCTCGCCCGGACGATCGTCGACGGCCACCTCGCCGGCTGGCAGCTCGCCGTGCACGCCATCGGCGACCGGGCCGCCGACGTGGCCCTGGACGCCCTGGAGGAGGCCCAGCGCCTGCGGCCCCGGCCCGACGCCCGGCACCGCATCGAGCACGCCGGCCTGATCCGCCCCGACCAGCTCCCGCGCTTCGCGCGGCTGGGCGTCAGCGCCGTGGTACAGCCCAACTTCCTGCGAAGCTTCGGCGACGACTACGCGGCCGTCATGGGCGAGGAGCGGGCCCCCTGGCTCTACCGCGGCCGGGGCTTCCTGGACCACGGCATCACCCTGGTCGGCAGCTCCGACCGCCCGGTCACGGACGGCTCCCCGCTGCGCGCCGTCCAGTTCATGGTCGAGCGCGCCTGCGAGTCCGGCCGCCGGATCGGCCCGGCCGAGGCGATCACCGTCGACGAGGCCCTCCACGCCTACACGGTCGCGGGCGCCCACGCCTGCCGCTGGGAGGACACCGCAGGCAGCCTCACCCCGGGCAAGCGCGCCGACCTGACCGTCCTGGGCGACGACCCGCGGCGCGTGGACGTATCGCGCATCGGCGGCATCGACGTGGTGGCGACGTACGTCGACGGCCGCGAGGCCGGCAAACCGCGGCACTAGGGTCTGTATCGAGTTGCCCCGCGGCGTCGCGACGCCGCGGGGCAACTCGACACAGACCCCAGGCCGTGTCTGACAAATCCCGCCGGGCGCGCGGCGCCCGGCACGCACACTCGCTGCGTTGTCGGAGTCATCCAAGTACGCCCAGTACAAGGATGATCCTCCGCCTTGCGATCGCACGCACCGGACGCCGCACGCCCCGCCCTGCGGGCGGACGGCGCAATGTGTCAGGCACGGCCTAGCCTCTGCCCGGCGTGCCCGTCGGCCGTCAGCAGGGGCGGACGGGCTGGTGGTCGTGGACGAAGCGGGCCGAGACCCAGCCGTTGGCGCCCTGGAGGCGGTACCAGAGGGGGTTGCCGTCCACCCATCCGCCGCGCGCCTGGCACCTGAGGAGCACCCGCTGACCGGGGCGCAGCGACTTGACGACCCCGGAGTAGACCGTCGGCCTCGCGCGTACGTGGAGCGGCGCGTCCGAGACCACCTCGCCCACCGGGTACGCGGCCCGGGGCGCGGCGGCGGCCGGCGCGGCCCCAGGCTGCGGGGCGGCCCACCCGGCGCCGCCCATCGGGCCGAGCGCCAGCCCTGCGGCCAGCACACACATCAGTACGGACTTGTTCATCTTCGGCCCTCTTCTGCGACGACTTCGGCGCGGGCATGCCGCCGCGGACCGCGGACGGTCGAGAGTGCCCGACACGACTATCCGCGCGGGCCGGTGCGGTCCGGCGGCCGACACGTCCGCCGTTCCCCCCAATGGCCCGCGAGCGGCCGCACCCGGGCCTCTGGCCGTGCCCCTGTCCGAGCGGCCGTCCGGGCGCATGTCCGGATCCCGCTGTTTCGGACGCGGACGAACGAGCAGACGCGAACCACGGCACCCGTGTCGTCGCGCCGCCGCGCCGTCGCCGCTGCCGTGCCGCCGTGCCGCTCCGGCCGGGCGGCGCGCCCCACCGCCGCCCGGCCGTCCGCCGCCCTCCCGCAGAGACGAGTCATCATGGACCACCGGCCCCACGTCCCCGAGCAGGACCTGACCTGGACGACCGAGATCCACCAGGTGCGGACCCGGCTGCGCTTCCCCCTGCGGGCCACGTTCCGCTGGTCGTCCGAGAGCCCGCTGGAGGTCGAGGTCGCCTTCCACCCGGTGGGGGCCGACGACGTGACCTGGGTGATCGGCCGCGACCTCCTCGCCAGGGGCCTGCGCACCCTGGCGGGAACGGGAGAGGTCCGGATCCGGCCGTGCGCCGGCCCGGGCCGCCAGGGGCAGGTCCTCCTGCGGCTGGGGGCCGAGCCGCCGTACGCCCTCTTCCTGCTGGACCGGGCGGGGCTGGAGTCCTGGCTGGACAGGACATGGGCGGGGGTCCCGCCCGGCCGCGAGGCGGAGCACCTGGACTGGGGATTCTTCGAGGGCCTGCTCGCGGACCGGTAGTGCCGTGACCGGCCCGGGTGCGTGCGCCGGGCGGCTGCTCTAGCGTCGAAGGAGGGGGAGGTCCGGCTGAGCCGGCCCGGTGGCCGCACGCCAGGCCGCGGGCCCCGTCGGCGGTCGCCTGCGGACCCGGAGGCGTAAAGGGGCCCGGGACCGCGCATCCCGAAAGCAGCGGTGAACCCTGAGAGCGGGTGTGTTCCATGCGTACGTCGACACATGTCGCCGGTGTCCTCACCGGCCTGGCCCTCGCACTCGGCGGCACGGCCCTCACGGCCCCCGCCGCGCACGCGGACGTCACGGCCTGCATCAACGAGGTCGAGCGGGAGCTGCGGGGCGGCGAGGCCCCGTCCTACGTCAGGACGGCCTGCTTCACCGGGCAGAGCGGTGACCACGAGGGGTGCGTGACGACCCTCACCAAGGGCGGCGGTGTGACGAACGGCACCGCCGTGACCGCCTGCAAGGTGGCCCCGTAGCCGTCACAGCCGCGGAGGTCACACCAGCGGGAGGGCCCTGTCGTCCGGGACGCCGTCCGCCGGGCCGGGGCCAGGCGCCGCCGGGGCGGCGGACGGCCCCGCGAGGTAGGCCAGGAGGCCGGCGATCTCACGGCCGGCCTCCGCCGGGTGCCGGAAGCGCGCGCCGGGGGCTATGGCGTAGCGGTTGCGCCGCCCGTCACGGGTCCGGGTGAGGTACCCGTCCGTCTCCAGGTCGGTGACGATCCCCTGCACGGTGCGCTCGGTGAGGTCGCAGCCCGCCGCGATGTCGCGCAGCCGGATCCCCGGGTCGCGCGCGATGGCGATCAGGACCCGGGCGTGGTTCGTCAGAAAGGTCCATTGGTTCCGACGGGAACCCGCGTGCTCGTTCTCCACTCCGACATTCTTGAGGGGCGAATCGCGAAAATCAAATCCCGAAAAGTTTTTCCGGTATAACTTGACGTGTGTCCGGGCTCCCGGCAGGGTGCAGGGGAGCGGAAGGGGACTTCCGCACCGACCGAGCAACGAGCGACCCAGATCGCGCTACGCGCCGCAAGCACCTGTGCCCAAGGAGCGACGATGACCATGACGGCCACGACCGAGGCCACCACCTCGGCGACGCCTCCCACGACGGACCGAACCCCCGCCGACGGCGCCGCGGAGGGCCCCGCGCTCAGCGGGCTGCCCGAGGTGCCCTGCCCGCGGGAACTGTCGACCGTCGACGCCCGGCAGCTGACCCGGGTGTTCTTCGAGCGGCTGCGGAGCCTGGAGGAAGGCACCCGCGAGTACCAGTACGTGCGCGGCACGCTGATCGAGATGAACATCTCACTGGTGAACTTCGCAGCCCGCCCGTTCCGTGACCGTCCCGGCGGACCCGAGAACGAGGACATCGTCCAGGTCGGCATCATCGGCCTCATCAAGGCCATCGACCGCTACGACCCGGAACGCAACACCCAGTTCACGACGCTCGCCCTGCCCTACATCACCGGGGAGATCAAGCGCCACTTCCGCGACGCGACCTGGGCCGTGCGGGTCCCGCGCCGGCTCCAGGAGCAGCGCCTGCTGCTCGCGAAGGCCACGGAGGAGCTGACCTCCGAGACGGACCACGCGCCCACCCCGGCGGAACTGGCCGCCCACCTGGGCCTCACCGAGGACGAGGTCCGCGAGGGCCTGGTGGCGGCGAACGCCTACTCCACCCAGTCCCTCGACGCACCCCAGACCGAAGCCGGCGGCACCGGTGCCGCGGCGGGCGGCCAGTCCGCCCGCTCCCTCGCCGAGACCGTCGGCGGCCTCGACCCCGCGCTGGAGGCCGTCGAGGACCGCCAGGCCCTCGGGCCCCTGCTCGCCGGCCTCGACGAGCGCAGCACCCGCATCCTGGAGCTGCGCTTCGGCCAGGAGATGACCCAGGCGGAGATCGGCGAGGAGGTCGGCCTCTCCCAGATGCACGTCTCCCGCCTGCTCACCCGCACCCTGGAGAACCTGCGCGAGGAGATGCTGCGCGACTGACCGGCGGTCGGAGGACCTCAGGGGGCCGGGCGGCCGTCACCGCCCGGCCGCCCCGACCCGTTCCCGAGACCTGACACCGGGGAGTCATGAACAGCTTCATCCGACTGCTGGCCGTCCTCGGCGGCTCCGCCGTGCTCACCCTCGTCGTGGGCCGCCTCACCGACCTGCTGCTGCGGCGCGCCGACGACCGCCACCACGAAACACCCCTGTGGCACATGCTCCGCCGCCGCGGACCGGCGTTGCGGGTGCTGCTGTTCACGGCGGTGCTGCGCGGCGCGTACCGGCAGATCGAATGGCGGCCGCTGCACGACCACGAGGCCGCCGTGGGCCGGACCCTGACGCTCGTGCTGATCGGCGCGGGAGCGTGGTGCGTCGTCGGCGTCGCCTCCGCCATAGTGGAATCCTCCTACGCCCGCTACGCGTTGGGCACCCGCGAC
This DNA window, taken from Streptomyces sp. TN58, encodes the following:
- a CDS encoding helix-turn-helix transcriptional regulator; its protein translation is MENEHAGSRRNQWTFLTNHARVLIAIARDPGIRLRDIAAGCDLTERTVQGIVTDLETDGYLTRTRDGRRNRYAIAPGARFRHPAEAGREIAGLLAYLAGPSAAPAAPGPGPADGVPDDRALPLV
- a CDS encoding alpha/beta hydrolase-fold protein codes for the protein MRLPDTVPGQGADAQGEFAPYGLPGEPGSEEFWAAAAGPASVPAGDGGWVTLFLWRGSPASVVFESWSHPVALRRWADTDCWYAQVRMPARLRVTYRFLAQGAECPDPFNPAGAGGDRSLAATPDVPAQPYWPALGADPVLPLPSTRVRWTSGRLGGRRTVRVHPAGGGGPLVLLLDGDDWLYLHPAMTAFDAAVAAGGMPPATLVFLPTRDREAEFGCRPELWEAVREELLPLVVRTGLPVDADRLVVAGQSLGGLSAMYAALEFPDLVSRVACQSPSFWWAPGAADLADPLGGPLGGAVAARLRERADLSGLRVAFDVGEHETRMLPHCALVETLAARAGAAVRVSRSPSAHDRAGWRHALLRDVAWALG
- a CDS encoding SigB/SigF/SigG family RNA polymerase sigma factor produces the protein MTATTEATTSATPPTTDRTPADGAAEGPALSGLPEVPCPRELSTVDARQLTRVFFERLRSLEEGTREYQYVRGTLIEMNISLVNFAARPFRDRPGGPENEDIVQVGIIGLIKAIDRYDPERNTQFTTLALPYITGEIKRHFRDATWAVRVPRRLQEQRLLLAKATEELTSETDHAPTPAELAAHLGLTEDEVREGLVAANAYSTQSLDAPQTEAGGTGAAAGGQSARSLAETVGGLDPALEAVEDRQALGPLLAGLDERSTRILELRFGQEMTQAEIGEEVGLSQMHVSRLLTRTLENLREEMLRD
- a CDS encoding SH3 domain-containing protein, which codes for MNKSVLMCVLAAGLALGPMGGAGWAAPQPGAAPAAAAPRAAYPVGEVVSDAPLHVRARPTVYSGVVKSLRPGQRVLLRCQARGGWVDGNPLWYRLQGANGWVSARFVHDHQPVRPC
- a CDS encoding amidohydrolase, coding for MLCTRLTNARFLTMDPDHPVARELGIWRGRIVGLDGAVAALPAREVVDLQGATVLPGFIDAHVHLPWTGFKENTPSMAGRTRIEDALAVVAEAVARKDAPGSWVSVVGYDQRALGRHLTASELDGVSRGHKLYVLHDSGHGCVVNTAVLDLLPADVPHEDGFLTEGAMGAARALRLPYSQEELAEAIGRAARTCLAEGITACAEAGIGGALFGHTPVELGAYQLAREKGLLPLRVQLMVSADRLRPAGAHEADGIPRALDLGLRTGFGDDWLSVGALKVFTDGGMMARTAALSAPYEGLDHAGQLQDDPDVLARTIVDGHLAGWQLAVHAIGDRAADVALDALEEAQRLRPRPDARHRIEHAGLIRPDQLPRFARLGVSAVVQPNFLRSFGDDYAAVMGEERAPWLYRGRGFLDHGITLVGSSDRPVTDGSPLRAVQFMVERACESGRRIGPAEAITVDEALHAYTVAGAHACRWEDTAGSLTPGKRADLTVLGDDPRRVDVSRIGGIDVVATYVDGREAGKPRH
- a CDS encoding MbtH family protein; protein product: MSTNPFDDDEGRFLVLVNDEGQHSLWPSFADVPGGWTIALGENTRAACLDFVEANWTDLRPRSLARTADA
- a CDS encoding SsgA family sporulation/cell division regulator: MDHRPHVPEQDLTWTTEIHQVRTRLRFPLRATFRWSSESPLEVEVAFHPVGADDVTWVIGRDLLARGLRTLAGTGEVRIRPCAGPGRQGQVLLRLGAEPPYALFLLDRAGLESWLDRTWAGVPPGREAEHLDWGFFEGLLADR